The Brasilonema sennae CENA114 genome includes a region encoding these proteins:
- a CDS encoding type II toxin-antitoxin system HicA family toxin — protein MSASFTAELKKILSEAGCYFERQGKGDHEIWYSPITDRRFVVDSSIKSRHTANAVLKQAGLSKAF, from the coding sequence ATGAGTGCGTCATTTACTGCTGAGTTGAAAAAGATTCTTTCTGAAGCTGGTTGTTACTTTGAACGGCAAGGTAAAGGAGACCATGAAATCTGGTACAGTCCAATTACAGATCGTCGATTTGTGGTAGATAGTTCTATCAAGTCACGCCATACAGCCAACGCTGTTTTGAAACAAGCTGGGCTGTCTAAAGCCTTTTAA
- a CDS encoding MFS transporter, with product MTSPSAVALSMWTPLRQPVFRALWVASAVSSIGTWMHDVGASWLMTTLAPNSPLLVALMQAASSLPFFLLALPAGALADVVDRRKMLLWTQGWMLVVAALLGVLTIAHITTPWILLGLTFALSIGSSMNMPVWQAVTPELVTKEELPQAVTLSGIVVNLSRSIGPAVAGIVIATAGTGVVFLLNAASFVSVIFVISRWKRTDEKSALPTERFVGAMQAGVRYIRYAPVFQSVLIRTVAYIFFASALFALLPLLGRKELGLDAFGYGVVLGFWGIGGLIGAFILPKAREKFSIDSLVAIASLVMAAMMLALAYFRIVPLVWVVMLLVGISSLCVMVSLTVTAQTSVPSWVRARALSVQLLVFQGSMVLGSLLWGTLAQHTSISTALTSAAVGLIVCVLLTRRYRLRCAEKLDLQASLHWDQPRIAFEPCPNDGPVLITLEYRIDPANAEEFTKVMQAFSQIRRRDGAIQWGLYQDLSDPSRFVETILVESWAEHKRQFARVTNTDRVIEERVRAFHIGDEPPKVLQMIYSNPNRRPC from the coding sequence ATGACATCACCATCAGCAGTTGCTCTTTCGATGTGGACTCCTCTGCGTCAGCCAGTCTTTCGTGCCTTGTGGGTAGCATCAGCAGTGTCAAGCATTGGAACTTGGATGCACGATGTCGGCGCATCATGGTTAATGACAACTCTTGCCCCCAATTCACCGTTGTTAGTGGCGCTGATGCAGGCGGCGTCTAGCTTACCATTTTTTTTGCTGGCGTTACCAGCAGGAGCACTTGCTGATGTTGTTGATCGTCGCAAGATGCTGCTGTGGACACAGGGTTGGATGTTAGTCGTAGCTGCTTTGTTGGGTGTGCTGACAATAGCTCACATAACAACTCCGTGGATACTCTTAGGGTTAACCTTTGCTCTGAGTATCGGTAGTTCGATGAATATGCCTGTTTGGCAAGCTGTAACGCCCGAACTCGTAACGAAAGAAGAACTGCCGCAAGCTGTCACTCTCAGTGGTATTGTTGTTAATTTATCTCGCTCAATTGGTCCAGCCGTAGCAGGGATTGTCATCGCCACAGCAGGAACGGGTGTTGTTTTCCTGCTAAACGCTGCTTCGTTTGTCAGTGTGATATTTGTGATTTCTCGCTGGAAACGTACGGATGAAAAGAGTGCTTTACCCACAGAACGGTTTGTGGGAGCTATGCAAGCAGGGGTACGTTACATCCGTTACGCCCCAGTCTTTCAATCTGTACTGATTAGGACAGTAGCCTACATTTTCTTTGCTAGCGCTTTGTTTGCCCTACTACCACTGCTGGGGCGTAAAGAGTTGGGGCTGGATGCGTTTGGATATGGTGTCGTTCTTGGCTTTTGGGGTATTGGTGGCTTAATAGGAGCGTTTATTTTACCCAAAGCACGAGAGAAATTTTCAATCGACAGCCTGGTGGCGATCGCATCCTTAGTGATGGCTGCGATGATGCTGGCACTAGCATATTTCCGGATTGTACCACTGGTGTGGGTAGTGATGCTACTGGTGGGCATTTCGTCCCTGTGCGTGATGGTTAGTCTGACTGTCACAGCCCAAACATCAGTTCCAAGCTGGGTGCGTGCTAGAGCTTTATCTGTACAATTGCTTGTGTTCCAAGGAAGTATGGTGTTGGGCAGTCTTTTGTGGGGTACTTTGGCTCAACATACAAGTATCTCGACTGCCCTTACCAGTGCTGCTGTAGGATTAATTGTGTGTGTCCTGCTGACAAGGCGTTATCGTCTTCGCTGTGCTGAAAAATTGGACTTACAAGCGTCGCTGCATTGGGATCAGCCACGCATTGCTTTTGAACCTTGCCCAAATGATGGCCCTGTTTTAATTACTTTAGAATATCGCATTGACCCAGCAAACGCTGAAGAGTTTACCAAGGTGATGCAAGCATTTAGCCAAATTCGCCGGCGTGATGGTGCGATTCAATGGGGCTTGTATCAAGATTTATCTGATCCTAGTCGCTTTGTGGAAACAATCCTTGTAGAGTCTTGGGCAGAACACAAAAGGCAATTTGCGCGGGTGACGAATACAGATAGAGTGATTGAGGAACGAGTCCGTGCTTTTCACATTGGTGATGAACCGCCCAAGGTTTTACAGATGATTTATTCAAACCCCAACAGGCGTCCATGTTAG
- a CDS encoding phosphorylase, translating into MKMLVDAILVVTGPEYKAVCKGLNRLAVPTPPVFPIPMGSSALTKHLEQWLEAEHLSHHPQPRVLLMGLCGSLSSKYSVGKAVLYRSCVYPGTDEKKSAAELLCDRELTKIVQNQLQDRVFTGVGLTSDRLIYSASEKLQLGQTYHADVVDMEGFAALEFLSQRGIAVAMLRVISDDAHHNIPNLTNAFHSDGSLQAFPLAMELLRQPIAASRLVSGSLRGLRILEDLTTFLFNTVDI; encoded by the coding sequence ATGAAAATGCTTGTGGATGCCATTTTAGTTGTTACTGGACCAGAGTACAAAGCTGTTTGCAAAGGATTAAATCGGCTTGCAGTTCCCACACCGCCTGTTTTTCCGATTCCTATGGGTTCTTCAGCATTAACCAAACATTTAGAACAATGGTTGGAAGCTGAACATCTTTCTCATCATCCGCAACCGAGAGTTTTGTTGATGGGGTTATGTGGAAGTTTGTCAAGTAAATATAGTGTTGGTAAAGCTGTACTGTATCGAAGTTGCGTTTATCCTGGTACAGACGAAAAGAAAAGTGCTGCTGAACTTTTGTGCGATCGCGAGTTAACAAAGATAGTCCAAAACCAATTACAAGATAGAGTTTTTACGGGTGTTGGTTTGACGAGCGATCGCCTGATTTATTCTGCCAGTGAAAAACTTCAATTAGGTCAAACATATCATGCTGACGTTGTAGACATGGAGGGATTTGCAGCATTAGAATTTTTGAGTCAGCGAGGAATTGCTGTAGCAATGTTGCGAGTCATCAGCGACGATGCACATCACAATATTCCTAACCTCACCAATGCATTTCACTCTGATGGTTCTTTGCAGGCATTTCCTTTAGCAATGGAACTCCTTAGACAACCAATTGCTGCAAGTCGTCTTGTTTCTGGTTCTCTGAGGGGATTACGTATTTTAGAGGATTTAACAACTTTTTTGTTTAACACGGTAGATATTTGA
- a CDS encoding DUF1902 domain-containing protein, producing the protein MTQITFKVQAFWDKDAQVWVATSEDVPGLVTEASTIEVLTQKLRDMIPELIIINRIVPSDYAGSITFELISHRQELISVTN; encoded by the coding sequence ATGACACAAATCACATTTAAAGTTCAAGCTTTTTGGGATAAAGATGCACAAGTCTGGGTTGCAACGAGTGAAGACGTGCCAGGATTAGTCACTGAAGCTTCTACAATTGAGGTTCTTACACAAAAGCTTCGAGATATGATTCCAGAACTCATCATTATAAACAGAATTGTACCTTCTGACTATGCGGGTTCTATCACTTTTGAGTTAATCAGTCATCGGCAAGAGTTAATTTCGGTAACTAACTAA